The genomic segment TTCGATCCTTGCCTTTTCTTTCGACGAGATCGAGGAGTTTTTCACACCGAGCGAAATCTTTCACCCAACTCTTGAGCTGTTCTCCCTCTAATTTTCCAATTGTGACGTTTTCGATACCGATGTTGATGAGGAAGTCTTCGAGTGCGTTATCGTCTCTGACGTATCGCTCCTGTTTCCCTTTCTTCACGCGATAGAGAGGCGGTTGAGCGATACACAGGTAGCCATTTTCTATGATGCCAGGAAGTTGGCGATAGAAAAAAGTCAACAACAAAGTACGGATATGTGAGCCGTCGACATCTGCGTCGGTCATAATAATGACCTTGTGATACCGCAATTTCGACAAGTCACTTTCTTCTCTGCCAACTCCGGCACCAAGAGCGGTGATGAGTAATTTTATTTCCTGAGAAGAGAGCATCTTATCGAAGCGAGCTTTCTCAACGTTAAGAATCTTGCCTCGTAGGGGAAGAATAGCTTGGTTAGCGCGATTTCTGCCCTGCTTCGCTGACCCACCGGCTGAATCACCCTCAACAATAAAAATTTCACTCTTTGCAGGATCGCGTTCCTGGCAGTCCGCGAGTTTTCCAGGAAGAGAACCTGAATCGAGCGCTCCCTTCCGGCGTGCGAGTTCTTTGGCTTTTCGCGCAGCCTCGCGGGCGCGAGACGCTTCGAGGCTTTTTTGACCGATTCTCTTTGCTTCGGCTGGATGTTCTTCAAAGTAGGCACCAAGTTTTTCGTTAATCAGTGCTTCGATGAAACCTTTGACCTCGCTATTGCCAAGCTTAGTTTTGGTCTGTCCTTCGAATTGTGGTTCGGGAACTTTTGCACTGATAACCGCAGTCAGTCCTTCGCGAATGTCTTCTCCTTGAAGCCCTTCCTGGTCTTTTTTGAGAAGACCGTAAGAAACCGCATACGAGTTCACAGTGCGTGTGAGTGCCGCCTTTAGACCGACAAGATGGGTTCCACCTTCAACAGTGTTTATGTTGTTGGCAAAAGTGTAGATGTTTTCCGCGTAACCGTCGTTCCATTGCAGGGCGACTTCAGCTTCACTCCCATCTTTTTCGCCCTTGAGATAAATGACTTTGGGATGAATCGGGGTTTTTGCTCGCCCAAGATGCTCGACGAAGGAAACAATGCCGCCTTCGTAAAAGAAGTCGTGGTGTTTTTCTGGATCACGTTCATCAGAAATGGAAATTCGCAGCCCAGAGTTTAGAAATGCCAGTTCTCTGAGTCGCTGAGAAAGATAGTCGAAACTGAACTCCCGTTCGCCGAATACTTCAATATCAGGCTTAAACGTAACTTTTGTTCCACGTTCTTCAGTAACGCCGACCTCTTTGAGTTCTTCTTCTGGGGTGCCTCTATGGTACCGCTGCTGATAAACCCTCCCATTTCGCTTAATCTCAAGATCAACTTGCTCAGAAAGTGCGTTGACCACGGAAATACCAACACCATGAAGGCCGCCCGAAACTTTATAGGCGCCTTTGTCGAACTTTCCCCCGGCGTGGAGCTTGGTCAGCACTACTTGTGTGGCAGAGACTCCTTCGGTCTCATGGATCTCGGTGGGAATGCCACGACCATTATCTTCTACGGTGACACTGTTATCGATATGAAGGATGACTTTGATGTCAGTACAGTATCCAGCTAGTGCTTCGTCAACAGAGTTATCGACGACTTCGAAAACGAGGTGATGGAATCCTCTCTCCGCGGTATCGCCAATGTACATCCCTGGTCTTTTGCGTACCGCTTCGAGTCCTTCAAGAACCTTGATGTGGCCCGCTCCGTAATCTTGCTCGAGCATGCACTCCTCAAAAATAACTTTAGAAAATTGTTATTTTCTTTTTTTTGTAAGCCGAGCGAGATTATCATCTATGACCTCTTAAGTAAACAGGATTTAAAGAATAACAGCAATTCAAAACATCTTTTCAAAATTAAAAAATTCTCATAGGCATAACTACATAGGAAAAGTCGTCGTCTTTCTCTGCCTTTATGAGTCCTGGGCTTGATTCATCTTTGAGGTACAGGGTCATTTTCTGCTCTTCTGCGATGACATTGAGCATCTCGGTGAGATAGCGGCCATTGAAGCCGACGATCAGATTATCCCCGCCGTGTTCGATCGCGAGCTCTTCAACTCCCTCACCGAGATCTGGGGTATTCACTGAGACCTCCATCTTCTCTTTCTCGATCTGTAATTTGACACCGCGAGAACGTTCGGTAGTAAGGACAAGTAATCGACGTAACGCGCCGAGCAGATCTTCTCGTGAAAAGGAAATGGCGTGATTCTTTTCTTTGGGAATCACTTGTTGATAGTCAGGAAATTCACCTTCGACCAATCGCATCGAAAGCTCAGTGGACTCTTTCGTGAGCGTCGCTGTTGCTCCCTGGATGCAGAACTCGACGTTATCCTCTCCTTTTTCGAGTAGCTTGCGAGCTTCAACAAGACCTTTGCGAGGAAGAATTGTACTCGGCCATGAAGAATACGCACTGACAGTTTCCCGCTCGATGAGGGACAGCCGGTGTCCGTCACTTGAGACCATTCGTAGCTTACCCGTTTTTTGCGCTTTACCGGCGCTACACGGCTCGATATAGACGCCGCTGAGGTT from the Deltaproteobacteria bacterium genome contains:
- the dnaN gene encoding DNA polymerase III subunit beta: MESTLEKEDLLRCLYLVQGVVEKRSTLPILSHVLIESGEGELSLGATDLEVGIRQRCKATVKKTGAVTTDARKLYEIIRELPPNLIALRSTGNGWVEVSSGRSRFRMASLDPKEFPAIGPSSLGSQGDEKKASVTLPSQTLREMIEKTLFAASPDESRPNLSGVYIEPCSAGKAQKTGKLRMVSSDGHRLSLIERETVSAYSSWPSTILPRKGLVEARKLLEKGEDNVEFCIQGATATLTKESTELSMRLVEGEFPDYQQVIPKEKNHAISFSREDLLGALRRLLVLTTERSRGVKLQIEKEKMEVSVNTPDLGEGVEELAIEHGGDNLIVGFNGRYLTEMLNVIAEEQKMTLYLKDESSPGLIKAEKDDDFSYVVMPMRIF
- the gyrB gene encoding DNA topoisomerase (ATP-hydrolyzing) subunit B, which gives rise to MLEQDYGAGHIKVLEGLEAVRKRPGMYIGDTAERGFHHLVFEVVDNSVDEALAGYCTDIKVILHIDNSVTVEDNGRGIPTEIHETEGVSATQVVLTKLHAGGKFDKGAYKVSGGLHGVGISVVNALSEQVDLEIKRNGRVYQQRYHRGTPEEELKEVGVTEERGTKVTFKPDIEVFGEREFSFDYLSQRLRELAFLNSGLRISISDERDPEKHHDFFYEGGIVSFVEHLGRAKTPIHPKVIYLKGEKDGSEAEVALQWNDGYAENIYTFANNINTVEGGTHLVGLKAALTRTVNSYAVSYGLLKKDQEGLQGEDIREGLTAVISAKVPEPQFEGQTKTKLGNSEVKGFIEALINEKLGAYFEEHPAEAKRIGQKSLEASRAREAARKAKELARRKGALDSGSLPGKLADCQERDPAKSEIFIVEGDSAGGSAKQGRNRANQAILPLRGKILNVEKARFDKMLSSQEIKLLITALGAGVGREESDLSKLRYHKVIIMTDADVDGSHIRTLLLTFFYRQLPGIIENGYLCIAQPPLYRVKKGKQERYVRDDNALEDFLINIGIENVTIGKLEGEQLKSWVKDFARCEKLLDLVERKGKDRRLVSALFNQPEFSPEILKDRPTLEKVFSVAEETVKTRFPDLRPISFFAEEDKEIGGYRIVATAKTNGSGIRTVFDDDFLTSPEAQELIRSFTELRVIGSAPFSLVEKNETATLADQQAVVDFIHSRSRQGMEIQRYKGLGEMNPGQLWETTMDPESRTLLHVKIEDAYEADEVFSTLMGDEVEPRRRFIEENALAAKNLDI